From Vigna unguiculata cultivar IT97K-499-35 chromosome 5, ASM411807v1, whole genome shotgun sequence, the proteins below share one genomic window:
- the LOC114183574 gene encoding ACT domain-containing protein ACR9, which produces MGIPWDDVVVIQQGKDLNEPCIVTVNCPDKAGLGCDLCRIILEFGLRITRADISTDGRWCYIVFWVLPNPASIKVDWESLKTRLLSVCPSCLFSYHFNQLSTSPSPPLIYLLKVWCVDQKGLLHDINEILCNLELIIQRVKAMPTPDGRVLDMFFITDGMELLHTKKRQDYVCESLKDALGERCISSELQLAGPEYGHLQGFSSLPPAFAEELFSSELLDKVSLHPLSQDMKTLKTPTVTVDNSLSPVHTLLQIQCVDQKGLCYDIMRISKDSDIKVAFGRFSSSVEGFRNIDLFVQQNDGKKIIDPDSQKTLCSCLKEEMLHPLRVIIASRGPDTELLVANPVELSGKGRPRVFYDVTLALKALGVCIFSAEVVRHSTQERQWEVYRFLLEENRNFPLTRSQTRSQIVDKVRRTLMGW; this is translated from the exons ATGGGGATACCATGGGACGACGTCGTTGTGATCCAGCAAGGGAAGGACCTCAATGAGCCCTGTATCGTCACCGTCAATTGCCCCGACAAGGCTGGTCTCGGATGCGATCTTTGCAGAATCATCCTCGAGTTCGGTCTCCGCATTACCCGCGCCG ATATTTCCACGGATGGAAGGTGGTGCTACATCGTGTTTTGGGTTCTTCCAAATCCAGCATCTATCAAAGTTGATTGGGAGAGTTTGAAGACTCGCCTCCTTTCAGTTTGCCCTTCATGTTTGTTTTCTTATCACTTCAATCAACTCTCAACAAGTCCTTCACCGCCACTGATTTACCTGTTGAAGGTTTGGTGTGTTGATCAAAAAGGGTTGCTACATG atattaatgaAATCCTGTGCAACCTTGAATTAATTATTCAGAGAGTCAAAGCGATGCCAACCCCAGATGGCAGGGTGTTAGACATGTTCTTTATCACAGATGGGAT ggaATTGCTTCACACGAAAAAGAGACAAGATTATGTGTGTGAATCTCTAAAGGACGCTTTAGGAGAGAGGTGTATCTCCAGTGAACTTCAATTGGCTGGGCCTGAATATGGACACCTGCAGGGGTTTTCTTCTCTTCCACCAGCTTTTGCTGAAGAATTATTTAGTTCTGAGCTGCTGGACAAGGTGTCTTTGCATCCACTCAGCCAAGATATGAAAACACTGAAGACACCTACTGTTACTGTAGATAATTCACTGAGCCCAGTTCATACCTTACTTCAGATTCAGTGTGTTGACCAGAAGGGTCTGTGTTATGACATTATGAGGATTTCTAAGGACTCTGATATTAAG GTTGCTTTTGGTCGATTTTCATCAAGCGTGGAGGGCTTTAGAAACATAGACTTATTTGTTCAGCAAAATGATGGGAAAAAGATCATAGATCCTGATAGTCAGAAAACCCTATGCTCATGCTTAAAAGAAGAGATGCTTCAtcctttgagggtgatcataGCCAGCCGGGGTCCAGACACAGAACTTCTGGTTGCTAATCCTGTGGAGCTTTCTGGAAAGGGAAGGCCCCGTGTGTTCTATGATGTTACATTGGCTTTAAAAGCTTTGGGAGTATGCATTTTCTCG GCTGAAGTTGTAAGACATTCAACGCAAGAGCGCCAATGGGAAGTGTATAGATTTTTGTTGGAGGAAAACCGTAACTTCCCATTGACCAGAAGCCAAACAAGAAGCCAGATTGTGGACAAAGTAAGAAGGACATTGATGGGTTGGTAA
- the LOC114183575 gene encoding enoyl-CoA delta isomerase 1, peroxisomal-like yields the protein MCTLEKRGNIFILTLAGEGEHRLNPTLLDSIQSSLRRVRQEATGSSALITTAHGKFFSNGFDLAWAQSSQERMILMDSLLRSVVNDLLTLPMPTIAAVTGHASAAGFTFALAHDYLLMRSDRGFLYMSELNINLVLPVWFHVLLEAKVATPAARRHIVMTAAKLKAEDALRLGVIDSAHSSAGETVEAALDLAARLIKRGWDGHVYAQNRTVFLRRVIEAVEDTSQTSTSRL from the coding sequence ATGTGCACTTTGGAGAAGAGAGGCAACATTTTCATCCTAACCCTCGCCGGCGAGGGCGAGCACCGTCTCAACCCGACTCTCCTCGATTCAATCCAATCCTCCCTCCGCCGCGTCCGTCAAGAAGCCACCGGTTCCTCCGCCCTCATCACCACCGCGCACGGCAAATTCTTCTCTAACGGCTTCGACCTCGCGTGGGCCCAGTCCTCTCAAGAGCGCATGATCCTGATGGACTCCCTCCTCCGCTCCGTCGTCAACGATCTCCTCACGCTCCCCATGCCGACCATCGCTGCCGTCACCGGCCATGCCTCCGCCGCCGGCTTCACCTTCGCCCTCGCCCACGACTACCTCCTCATGCGCAGCGACAGGGGATTCCTCTACATGAGCGAGCTCAACATCAACCTCGTCCTTCCCGTCTGGTTCCACGTTCTCCTCGAAGCCAAGGTCGCCACGCCCGCGGCTCGGCGCCACATCGTCATGACCGCGGCTAAGCTCAAAGCCGAGGATGCGCTTCGGCTCGGCGTCATCGACTCCGCTCACTCCAGCGCCGGTGAGACCGTTGAGGCTGCGCTTGACTTAGCCGCTCGTTTGATCAAGAGAGGGTGGGATGGACACGTGTACGCTCAGAATCGGACGGTCTTTCTGCGTCGCGTGATCGAGGCCGTTGAAGACACCTCTCAGACTTCTACTTCACGACTTTAG
- the LOC114184826 gene encoding subtilisin-like protease SBT1.1: MIFRTLVLFLAFMVTNSTALADQHTYIVHIDKTKIRASIHSQDNSKPWFESIIDFISEASMQEDGEEEILAPQLLYAYETTMFGFAAHLSKKHLKYLNQVEGFLSAIPDELSTLHTTYSPQFLGLKSRRALWSASNLANDVIIGILDSGIWPEHSSFQDSGFSPVPSHWKGVCEKGTKFSPSNCNKKLIGARAYFKGYEKYFGRKINETVDYLSARDSQGHGTHTASTAAGDVVKNANFLGQARGTATGMRYTSRIAAYKVCWSSGCTNSDVLAAMNQAVSDGVDVLSLSLGSIPKPFYTDSIAIASFGATQKGVLVACSAGNSGPFPSTLGNGAPWIMTVAASSTDRTFPTKVKLGNGQIFKGSSLYEGKKTTQLPLVYGKSAGPTKEAQYCTGGSLDPKLVHGKMVACERGINGRTEKGEEVKVAGGAGMILLNNEYQGEELFADPHVLPATSLGASASKIVRSYSESVKKRPTASISFMGTRFRDPAPVMAAFSSRGPSLVGPEVIKPDVTAPGVNILAAWPPKISPSFLKSDKRKVSFNILSGTSMSCPHVSGIAALLKSLHKDWSPAAIKSALMTTAYTLNNKGAPISDMASNNSPLATPFVFGSGHVNPVSASDPGLVYDISTKDYFNYFCSINYTSSQIALLSRSNFVCSKKAVPQAGDLNYPSFSVLFGRSAFNSSVTYRRVVTNVGKSQSSYAVKVEQPNGVSVSVEPRKLKFEKLGQKLRYSVTFLATGGGKVGGSSSFGSLIWVSERYKVRSPIAITWQ; this comes from the coding sequence ATGATCTTTAGAACACTTGTCCTATTTCTGGCTTTTATGGTGACAAATTCAACAGCTCTTGCGGATCAACACACATACATAGTTCACATTGACAAGACTAAGATCAGAGCCTCAATTCATTCTCAAGACAACTCAAAGCCATGGTTTGAATCCATCATTGATTTTATTTCTGAAGCTTCAATGCAAGAAGACGGAGAAGAAGAGATTTTAGCCCCTCAACTCCTTTATGCCTATGAAACCACCATGTTTGGTTTTGCTGCTCATCTTTCCAAGAAACACCTCAAATACTTGAACCAAGTTGAGGGTTTCCTCTCAGCCATACCTGATGAACTATCAACACTCCACACAACGTACAGTCCACAGTTTCTTGGCCTAAAGAGTAGAAGAGCACTTTGGAGTGCTTCTAACTTGGCCAATGATGTGATCATTGGGATTCTTGATTCAGGAATATGGCCTGAACACAGCAGTTTCCAAGACTCAGGATTTTCCCCAGTGCCTTCTCATTGGAAAGGTGTTTGTGAGAAAGGCACCAAGTTCTCTCCCTCAAATTGCAACAAGAAGCTTATTGGTGCAAGAGCCTATTTCAAGGGGTATGAAAAATACTTTGGAAGAAAAATCAATGAAACAGTGGATTACCTTTCTGCAAGAGATTCCCAGGGGCATGGAACACACACTGCTTCAACTGCAGCAGGTGATGTGGTGAAAAACGCCAACTTTCTTGGCCAGGCTAGAGGTACAGCAACTGGAATGAGGTACACTTCTAGAATTGCAGCTTATAAAGTATGTTGGTCTTCTGGGTGTACTAATTCTGATGTATTAGCTGCTATGAACCAAGCAGTTTCTGATGGGGTTGATGTGTTGTCACTCTCTTTAGGGAGTATTCCAAAACCTTTTTACACTGATAGCATTGCCATAGCTTCATTTGGGGCAACCCAGAAAGGGGTTTTGGTTGCTTGCTCCGCAGGCAATTCAGGCCCTTTTCCATCAACACTTGGAAATGGTGCTCCATGGATCATGACTGTTGCTGCTAGCTCCACAGACAGAACCTTTCCAACAAAAGTAAAGCTTGGGAATGGACAAATTTTCAAAGGGTCATCTTTATATGAAGGTAAGAAGACAACCCAATTGCCCCTTGTCTATGGAAAATCAGCAGGTCCAACTAAAGAAGCACAGTATTGCACTGGAGGCTCTCTTGATCCAAAGCTTGTGCATGGGAAAATGGTTGCTTGTGAAAGAGGAATAAATGGTAGAACTGAGAAAGGAGAGGAAGTGAAAGTGGCTGGTGGAGCTGGAATGATTCTTCTCAACAATGAATATCAAGGAGAAGAACTTTTTGCTGACCCTCATGTTTTACCAGCCACATCCTTGGGGGCTTCTGCAAGCAAGATTGTTAGAAGCTATAGTGAATCTGTTAAAAAAAGACCAACAGCTTCAATTTCCTTTATGGGGACAAGGTTCAGGGACCCTGCACCAGTGATGGCAGCATTTTCTTCAAGAGGACCAAGTTTAGTGGGACCAGAAGTGATTAAGCCTGACGTGACTGCACCTGGTGTGAACATTTTGGCTGCTTGGCCACCCAAAATTAGCCCAAGCTTTCTCAAAAGTGACAAAAGAAAAGTATCATTCAACATACTTTCAGGTACTTCAATGTCTTGTCCTCATGTTAGTGGCATAGCAGCACTGCTAAAATCTTTGCACAAAGATTGGTCCCCTGCAGCCATTAAATCTGCTCTGATGACTACTGCTTACACATTGAACAACAAAGGAGCTCCAATTTCAGACATGGCTTCTAATAACTCACCATTGGCCACTCCCTTTGTTTTTGGTTCAGGCCATGTTAACCCTGTGAGTGCTTCTGATCCAGGGTTAGTGTATGATATCAGCACCAAAGACTACTTCAATTATTTTTGCAGCATAAACTATACTTCTTCTCAGATTGCTTTATTATCAAGAAGTAACTTTGTATGTTCTAAAAAAGCAGTTCCACAAGCTGGTGACTTGAACTACCCTTCATTTTCTGTTCTATTTGGCAGAAGTGCCTTTAATTCTAGTGTGACATACAGAAGGGTTGTCACAAATGTTGGAAAATCTCAAAGTTCTTATGCAGTTAAAGTGGAACAACCGAATGGAGTTTCGGTTAGTGTTGAACCAAGGAAATTGAAGTTTGAAAAACTGGGTCAGAAATTAAGGTATAGTGTGACATTTTTGGCAACTGGAGGAGGTAAAGTTGGTGGTAGCTCATCGTTTGGGTCACTGATTTGGGTATCTGAAAGATATAAAGTTAGAAGTCCTATAGCAATAACCTGGCAATAG